A window of the Miscanthus floridulus cultivar M001 chromosome 14, ASM1932011v1, whole genome shotgun sequence genome harbors these coding sequences:
- the LOC136504538 gene encoding serine/threonine-protein kinase STY8-like isoform X1, translated as MVAAEQGGPVEEGVGESSSPPREYAAPPAPASSGGGSGGGARDICAQVLERLVADGHAEASDPDFRDRLAAHFGRLPHSYQLDINVDKAADVLVHQNVLAEAKDPDRRPAFYVRFLRIEDMDPAYDSDASEEGDDDGDDLSVRQDTPYTHIHEVVFSTIDKPKLLSQLSALLSDIGLNIREAHVFSTHDGYSLDVFVVDGWPIEDTDGLHKALEASILRNEGSWSGSSHSSAAERTLPFQVKGGEWEIDKRLLKMGGIIASGSCGDLYHGTYLGEDVAVKVLRAEHLNKNVWNEFTQEVYILREVHHANVVRFIGACTKPPQFCVITEYMSGGSLYDFVHKQHNVLNLTTLLKFAVDVCRGMCYLHERGIIHRDLKTANLLMDKDHVVKVADFGVARFQDQGGIMTAETGTYRWMAPEVINHQPYDNKADVFSFAIVLWELITSKIPYDTMTPLQAAVGVRQGLRPGLPKKTHPKLLDLMQRCWEADPSNRPAFSDILDELEDLLAHVQGTSGKTVQDPSNNSNTKD; from the exons ATGGTGGCGGCGGAGCAGGGTGGGCCCGTCGAGGAGGGCGTCGGGGAGAGCTCGTCCCCGCCGCGCGAGTACGCTGCCCCACCAGCGCCCGCCAGCTCCGGAGGCGGGAGTGGCGGAGGCGCCCGCGACATCTGCGCTCAGGTGCTCGAGCGCCTCGTCGCCGACGGCCACGCGGAGGCGTCCGACCCCGACTTCCGCGACAGGCTCGCCGCCCATTTCGGGCGTCTCCCGCACAG CTATCAGCTGGATATCAATGTTGACAAAGCAGCCgatgtcttggtccaccagaACGTGTTGGCGGAAGCCAAGGATCCTGATAGGCGCCCTGCATTCTATGTCCGTTTCTTGAGG ATTGAAGATATGGATCCAGCATATGACTCCGATGCATctgaagaaggggatgatgatggTGACGATCTCTCTGTAAG GCAGGACACACCGTATACTCACATTCATGAGGTCGTTTTCTCCACAATTGACAAGCCAAAGCTCCTTAGTCAG CTGTCTGCATTACTATCTGACATTGGATTGAACATCAGAGAAGCACACGTTTTCTCTACCCATGATGGCTATTCTCTTGATGTTTTTGTAGTTGATGGCTGGCCCATTGAG GACACTGATGGTTTGCACAAAGCACTTGAAGCATCCATTTTAAGAAATGAG GGTTCATGGTCTGGTTCATCTCATTCCTCAGCAGCTGAAAGAACACTGCCCTTCCAAGTTAAAGGTGGTGAATGGGAAATCGACAAACGACTTCTGAAGATGGGAGGGATAATTGCTTCTGGTTCTTGTGGGGACTT GTATCATGGGACTTACCTTGGTGAGGATGTAGCTGTTAAAGTTCTAAGAGCTGAGCATTTGAATAAGAATGTTTGGAACGAGTTTACGCAAGAAGTATATATACTAAG AGAAGTTCACCATGCAAATGTTGTGCGATTCATTGGTGCATGCACAAAACCACCACAATTTTGCGTAATTACAG AATACATGTCTGGAGGAAGCCTGTATGACTTTGTGCACAAGCAGCATAATGTTCTAAACCTCACGACTCTGTTGAAGTTTGCCGTTGATGTATGCCGAGGGATGTGCTACTTGCATGAAAGGGGTATCATCCATAGAGACTTGAAGACTGCCAACCTTCTAATGGACAAAGATCAT GTTGTGAAAGTGGCTGATTTTGGTGTAGCTCGGTTCCAGGATCAAGGAGGTATCATGACAGCTGAAACTGGAACGTACAGATGGATGGCGCCTGAG GTTATAAATCATCAGCCCTATGATAACAAAGCAGATGTGTTCAGCTTTGCTATTGTTCTCTGGGAGCTGATAACGTCTAAG ATCCCATATGATACCATGACCCCTCTCCAAGCGGCTGTAGGTGTGAGACAG GGATTGCGCCCAGGACTTCCAAAAAAGACGCATCCAAAGCTATTGGACTTAATGCAGAGATGTTGGGAAGCAGATCCATCCAACCGGCCTGCTTTCTCAGACATTTTAGACGAACTAGAGGATCTTTTGGCACACGTTCAG GGAACTTCAGGAAAGACGGTCCAAGATCCATCAAATAACTCGAACACGAAAGATTAA
- the LOC136504538 gene encoding serine/threonine-protein kinase STY8-like isoform X2 has protein sequence MVAAEQGGPVEEGVGESSSPPREYAAPPAPASSGGGSGGGARDICAQVLERLVADGHAEASDPDFRDRLAAHFGRLPHSYQLDINVDKAADVLVHQNVLAEAKDPDRRPAFYVRFLRIEDMDPAYDSDASEEGDDDGDDLSVRQDTPYTHIHEVVFSTIDKPKLLSQLSALLSDIGLNIREAHVFSTHDGYSLDVFVVDGWPIEDTDGLHKALEASILRNEGSWSGSSHSSAAERTLPFQVKGGEWEIDKRLLKMGGIIASGSCGDLYHGTYLGEDVAVKVLRAEHLNKNVWNEFTQEVYILREVHHANVVRFIGACTKPPQFCVITEYMSGGSLYDFVHKQHNVLNLTTLLKFAVDVCRGMCYLHERGIIHRDLKTANLLMDKDHVVKVADFGVARFQDQGGIMTAETGTYRWMAPEDFKITMDL, from the exons ATGGTGGCGGCGGAGCAGGGTGGGCCCGTCGAGGAGGGCGTCGGGGAGAGCTCGTCCCCGCCGCGCGAGTACGCTGCCCCACCAGCGCCCGCCAGCTCCGGAGGCGGGAGTGGCGGAGGCGCCCGCGACATCTGCGCTCAGGTGCTCGAGCGCCTCGTCGCCGACGGCCACGCGGAGGCGTCCGACCCCGACTTCCGCGACAGGCTCGCCGCCCATTTCGGGCGTCTCCCGCACAG CTATCAGCTGGATATCAATGTTGACAAAGCAGCCgatgtcttggtccaccagaACGTGTTGGCGGAAGCCAAGGATCCTGATAGGCGCCCTGCATTCTATGTCCGTTTCTTGAGG ATTGAAGATATGGATCCAGCATATGACTCCGATGCATctgaagaaggggatgatgatggTGACGATCTCTCTGTAAG GCAGGACACACCGTATACTCACATTCATGAGGTCGTTTTCTCCACAATTGACAAGCCAAAGCTCCTTAGTCAG CTGTCTGCATTACTATCTGACATTGGATTGAACATCAGAGAAGCACACGTTTTCTCTACCCATGATGGCTATTCTCTTGATGTTTTTGTAGTTGATGGCTGGCCCATTGAG GACACTGATGGTTTGCACAAAGCACTTGAAGCATCCATTTTAAGAAATGAG GGTTCATGGTCTGGTTCATCTCATTCCTCAGCAGCTGAAAGAACACTGCCCTTCCAAGTTAAAGGTGGTGAATGGGAAATCGACAAACGACTTCTGAAGATGGGAGGGATAATTGCTTCTGGTTCTTGTGGGGACTT GTATCATGGGACTTACCTTGGTGAGGATGTAGCTGTTAAAGTTCTAAGAGCTGAGCATTTGAATAAGAATGTTTGGAACGAGTTTACGCAAGAAGTATATATACTAAG AGAAGTTCACCATGCAAATGTTGTGCGATTCATTGGTGCATGCACAAAACCACCACAATTTTGCGTAATTACAG AATACATGTCTGGAGGAAGCCTGTATGACTTTGTGCACAAGCAGCATAATGTTCTAAACCTCACGACTCTGTTGAAGTTTGCCGTTGATGTATGCCGAGGGATGTGCTACTTGCATGAAAGGGGTATCATCCATAGAGACTTGAAGACTGCCAACCTTCTAATGGACAAAGATCAT GTTGTGAAAGTGGCTGATTTTGGTGTAGCTCGGTTCCAGGATCAAGGAGGTATCATGACAGCTGAAACTGGAACGTACAGATGGATGGCGCCTGAG GATTTCAAGATTACAATGGATCTATGA
- the LOC136506201 gene encoding serine/threonine-protein kinase STY46-like: protein MDPAYDSDASEEGDDDGDDLSVRQDTPYTHIHEVVFSTIDKPKLLSQLSALLSDIGLNIREAHVFSTHDGYSLDVFVVDGWPIEDTDGLHKALEASILRNEGSWSGSSHSSAAERTLPFQVKGGEWEIDKRLLKMGGIIASGSCGDLYHGTYLGEDVAVKVLRAEHLNKNVWNEFTQEVYILREVHHANVVRFIGACTKPPQFCVITEYMSGGSLYDFVHKQHNVLNLTTLLKFAVDVCRGMCYLHERGIIHRDLKTANLLMDKDHVVKVADFGVARFQDQGGIMTAETGTYRWMAPEVINHQPYDNKADVFSFAIVLWELITSKIPYDTMTPLQAAVGVRQGLRPGLPKKTHPKLLDLMQRCWEADPSNRPAFSDILDELEDLLAHVQGTSGKTVQDPSNNSNTKD, encoded by the exons ATGGATCCAGCATATGACTCCGATGCATctgaagaaggggatgatgatggTGACGATCTCTCTGTAAG GCAGGACACACCGTATACTCACATTCATGAGGTCGTTTTCTCCACAATTGACAAGCCAAAGCTCCTTAGTCAG CTGTCTGCATTACTATCTGACATTGGATTGAACATCAGAGAAGCACACGTTTTCTCTACCCATGATGGCTATTCTCTTGATGTTTTTGTAGTTGATGGCTGGCCCATTGAG GACACTGATGGTTTGCACAAAGCACTTGAAGCATCCATTTTAAGAAATGAG GGTTCATGGTCTGGTTCATCTCATTCCTCAGCAGCTGAAAGAACACTGCCCTTCCAAGTTAAAGGTGGTGAATGGGAAATCGACAAACGACTTCTGAAGATGGGAGGGATAATTGCTTCTGGTTCTTGTGGGGACTT GTATCATGGGACTTACCTTGGTGAGGATGTAGCTGTTAAAGTTCTAAGAGCTGAGCATTTGAATAAGAATGTTTGGAACGAGTTTACGCAAGAAGTATATATACTAAG AGAAGTTCACCATGCAAATGTTGTGCGATTCATTGGTGCATGCACAAAACCACCACAATTTTGCGTAATTACAG AATACATGTCTGGAGGAAGCCTGTATGACTTTGTGCACAAGCAGCATAATGTTCTAAACCTCACGACTCTGTTGAAGTTTGCCGTTGATGTATGCCGAGGGATGTGCTACTTGCATGAAAGGGGTATCATCCATAGAGACTTGAAGACTGCCAACCTTCTAATGGACAAAGATCAT GTTGTGAAAGTGGCTGATTTTGGTGTAGCTCGGTTCCAGGATCAAGGAGGTATCATGACAGCTGAAACTGGAACGTACAGATGGATGGCGCCTGAG GTTATAAATCATCAACCCTATGATAACAAAGCAGATGTGTTCAGCTTTGCTATTGTTCTCTGGGAGCTGATAACGTCTAAG ATCCCATATGATACCATGACCCCTCTCCAAGCTGCTGTAGGTGTGAGACAG GGATTGCGCCCAGGACTTCCAAAAAAGACGCATCCAAAGCTATTGGACTTAATGCAGAGATGTTGGGAAGCAGATCCATCCAACCGGCCAGCTTTCTCGGACATTTTAGACGAACTAGAGGATCTTTTGGCACACGTTCAG GGAACTTCAGGAAAGACGGTCCAAGATCCATCAAATAACTCGAACACAAAAGATTAA